CCAACTTCGACCACAACTACGTGTCGGAGGGAAGCCCGCCCCGGGAATGGGCGGAGCGGCTCTACGACGTTCGCCGGTGGACTCCGATGCCGAGCGGCGGGCACTTCGCCGCCGCCGAGGAGCCCGAGCTCCTGGCGCGTGACATCGCGGCCTTCTTCGCGGAAATCTGATGCCGAAGTGCGGATCGTCGTGAGGAGGGGATCGAGCATGCTCATGGAAGTCGGGCATGTCGAAGCGCTTTTCCGGTATCCGGTGAAGTCCATGGCCGGCGAGCGTCTCGAGGTCGCCGAGCTGGGCTGGCACGGCCTCGAGGGCGACCGACGGCTGGCATTCCGGCGGATTGATGACCGCAGCGGGTTGCCGTGGCTGACGGCAAGCAAGCTTCCCGACCTGCTCCTGTTTGCCCCGCACCGCCGTGAAGACGGTGCTCGGGGAGACCTTCCGACGCATGTTCGCACGCCGGACGGCGAGGAGACGACCGTCTTCGGGGAGGAGCTGGCCACGGAGGTCGGACGCCGGTTCGGGGCTCCCGTGCAGATGATGCAGTTGAACCAGGGAATCTTCGATGAAGCGAGCGTCTCCGTGATCGCCGTCGACACGGTGCGCGAGATTGGGCGACTCGCGGGGCGGAGCCTGGACATGCGGCGATTTCGCCCGACCGTCGTCGTTCGATTACTCCGACCGGTTCCCTTCCAGGAGGACGAGTGGGTGGGCGGCGTGCTCTCGTTCGGCGAGGGGAACGACGCCCCCGCCATCGCCGTCACGATGCGCGACGAACGCTGCTCGATGGTGAACCTCGACCCCGACTCGGCAAGTCCTGCCCCGGAAGTTCTGAAAGCCGTCGTTCGTGCGAACCAGAACAACGCGGGGATCTACGGCACCGTCACCCGCATCGGCCGGCTGGCGGTCGGACAGACGGTATTCGTCCGCGCGGAGGACGGGAACGACGAACGTGGGTGAACGGAGACGCGTCGGGCCGACCGGGATCGACGGCTAGAATCGCCGAAGAAGGAGGATAGATCATGCCGAACACGATCCGACTGCACCGGGTGCTTCGGGCAGCGCCCGAGAGGGTCTACCGCGCGTTCCTGGACGCCGACGCGATGGTCAAGTGGCTTCCGCCGAACGGATTCACGGGAAGGGTTCACGAGATCGACGCGAAGGTCGGCGGCCGCCACCGGATGTCGTTCACGAATTTCACGAACGGGCAGAGCCACTCCTTCGGCGGAAAGTATCTCGAGCTCGTCCCGAACGAGCGCATCCGTTACACGGACGAGTTCGACGATCCGAACCTTCCGGGGGGGATGGAAACGACCGTCGGCCTGAAGAAAGTGTCGGTCGGAACCGAGGTCGCAATCGTGCAGGAGGGCGTTCCCGACGCGATTCCTCCCGAAGCGTGCTACCTCGGCTGGCAGGAATCGCTGATGCTGCTGGCGAAGCTCGTCGAAGCGGAAATCCCGGAATAAGCGCGGCAGGTGAACGTCGTGGGGCGACTGATCGTCAGCACGTTCTCGATCTCGATCGACGGCTACGGCGCCGGGCCGAACCAGGATCTCCAGAACCCGCTCGGCGTCGGCGGCGAAGAGCTGTTCTCCTGGTTCTTCCACACGCGCACGTGGCAGCGAATGCACGGAAACCCCGACGGCGAAACGGGCGTGGACGACGATCTCGCGGCGAAGGGGTTCGAAGGGATCGGCGCCTGGATCCTCGGGCGGAACATGTTCGGCCCCGTGCGGGGCCCGTGGCCGGACGAGAGCTGGAGAGGATGGTGGGGAGACGAGCCGCCGTACCACACGCCGGTCTTCGTCCTGACGCACCATCCGCGGACGCCGCTCCCGATGAAAGGCGGCACGGAATTCCGGTTCGTCACCGGCGGGATCGAAGCCGCGCTCGCGGACGCGAATGCCGCGGCCGGCGGGAAGGACGTCCGGCTGGGCGGCGGCGTGTCGACGATCCGGCAGTATCTGCGCGCGCGGCTGATCGACGAATTGCACCTGGCGATCTCGCCCGTCCTGCTCGGCAGCGGGGAGCACCTGCTGAGCGGGATCGACATGCCCGCGCTGGGGTACGAATGCGCGAAGCACCTGCCGGGCGTGCGCGCGGCCGCCCACGTCGTGCTGCGAAAGCGAGGGTGACGCCTGGAACGAAGGAGAGACAAGATGAAGCTCGTCCATTGTACGACCGTGGTCCTGCTCGTTTCCCTGTTCTCCGCACCGGTCCTTCTCGCGGCAGAGGGGAATTCCTCCGCCGGGACGCGACGAATCCGGGTTTCGATGCCTCCGACATCGGTAACGGCAAGATCGGCTGTCTCGAGATCCCCGCTGTGGACGTGAAGGAAGCGACTCCCCGCGGCCTGATCGCCGCGGGAGTCGCGCTGCTGGCGCTCCTCGTCCTGTCGGGTCTTCACCCGCGCGACCGGACGACGTGGTGGCTCGAGATCGCGCCGATCCTGATCGCGCTGCCGGTCCTCGCCGCCACGCACCGGCGGTTTCCGCTGACGCCTCTCGTCTATTGCCTGATCTTCGTGCACGCGGTGATCCTGATGGCCGGCGGCGCGTACACGTATGCCCGTGTCCCCCTCGGCTTCTGGCTGAAGGCGGTGCTGCACACGGCGCGCAACCCGTACGACAAAGTCGGGCACTTCGCCCAGGGCTTCGTTCCCGCGCTCGTCGCCCGGGAGGTCCTCGTGCGGGGACGGTACGTCCGCACGCGCGGCATGCTGGCGTTCCTCGTGCTCTGCGTCGTTCTGGCGATCAGCGCCGGCTACGAGCTCGTCGAATGGCAATCGGCGGTGCTCCTCGGCCAGGGCGCCGACGCGTTCCTCGGGACCCAGGGCGATCCCTGGGACACCCAGTCGGACATGGCGTTCGCTCTCCTGGGGGGCGTCTGTTCGCTGCTCCTGCTCTCGCGGGTCCATGACCGCCAGATCGCGGGCCTCGAAGAGAAGCGGGCGGGGGTCTGACGTGACCGGGGGCGGCGTTCGGTCCCGGCCCCGCGCGGTTCTCGCGGGTCGCCGATCTCGAGCGGAGGCGTGATGCGATCCGAGAAGCCCGAAGGGATGCGCGTACTCGCGGGGGTCGCCGCCGCGGCGGGAGCCGGCGCCTCGCTCGTCCTGATGCTTCGGGCCGGACATCGCAACCCGTCCCGTCTCCTGATCCTCCTCTTCGTGGTTTGGGTGCTGTCGCCGTTTGCGGCTCTCGTGTGGGCCGGCCGGATTTCGACGCGCTGGTCCGGCGCCGCCCGGGCGATGCTGTACGGACTCGTGCTGATCCTCGCGGCCGGTTCGGTCCTGGTGTACGGGAACGTGATTCCCCGGCCGCCGGGAACCAAGCCCGCTTTCGTCTTCCTGATGGTTCCCCTGGCGTCCTGGCTGCTCATCGCGGCGGCCGCGGCGCTGGGGGCGCGAACGTCGCGCCGGCGCGGCGACGGCGCCCGCCTCTCTGAGCGCGGGATCGGCGTCGTTTGCGAGCGGTTAGAATCCCGGCCATGAACGACCGCGAATTCCGTCTCGGCGACGGGGTGGCGCTGCTCGAACGGACGCCCGCGAGCCTGCAGGCGCTCGTTTCGGGGCTACCCGTGACGTGGGTGCGCGCCACGGAGGGGGAAGGCACCTGGTCGCCGTACGACGTGATCGGCCATCTCATTCACGGCGAGCGAACCGACTGGATCCCGCGGGCGCGGCACATCCTCGCGGACGAGAAGCGGCCGTTCGATGCGTTCGACCGGACGGCCCAGTTCACGGAGAGCGAAGGCCGGGGCATCGAGGAGCTGCTCGCGACTTTCGCCGAGCTTCGGCGGGAGAATCTCTCCATACTCCTCGGGATGAACCTGACGATCGCGGACCTGAGCCGGACGGGACGGCATCCGGAGCTCGGCGAGGTCACGCTCGGCCAGTTGCTCGCGACATGGGTCGCGCACGATCTGGATCACGTGAGTCAGATCGCCCGGACGATGGCGAAGGTGTACGGCGACGCCGTCGGGCCGTGGAGCGCTTACCTGTCGATCCTGCGGGATCGGCCGCGCGCGTGATCCGCCGGCCCCCGAAAACCGGCGCCGAGCTTAGAAAGGGGAGTACCGATGGACATTCTCGACGCCGTCGGAAACACGTCGATGGTCCGCCTCCGCAAGATCGTCCCGCCGGGATGCGCGGAGGTCTTCGTGAAGCTCGAGTGGGAAAACCCGACCGGAAGCCTGAAGGACCGGATGGCGAACGCGGTGATCTCGCGAGCGGAGGAGGACGGCCGGCTCGGGCCCGGATACAGGGTCGTCGAATACACCGGCGGGAGCACCGGCACGTCCCTCGCCTTCGTTTGCGCCGCCAGGGGGTACCGCACCCGGATCGTCACCTCCGACGCGTTCAGCCGCGAGAAGCGGGATCACATGGCGGCGCTCGGGGCCGAGCTGACGATCGTTCCGAGCGAGGGCGGCCTCACCACGAAGAGCCTGATCCTGGAGATGATCGAGACCGCCCGCGGATTGAGCCGGGAGCCCCGCACCTTCTGGACCGACCAGCTCGAGAACCGCGACGCCATCGCCGGGTACCACCCGCTCGGCGAGGAAATCTGGGAACAGACGGACGGAAAAGTCGACGCCTTCGTCCACGCCGTCGGCACCGGGGCGTCGCTCCGCGGAGTGGCGGCGGCGCTCAAGCGCCGCAGGGCGCGCGTCGCGATCGTCGCCGTCGAGCCCGCCGAATCGTCGGTCCTGCTCGGAGGGCCCCCGGGCCCGCACAAGATCGAGGGCGTCGGGATCGGCTACACGCCGCCGCTCTGGGAACCGGCGCTCGTCGACGAGATCCAGGCGGTGAAGACCGAGGACGCGAAAGAGATGGCGCGGCGCCTGGCGCGCGAAGAGGCCGTCTTCGCGGGCACGTCTTCCGGAGCCAACGTCGTCGCCGCGATCGCCGTCGCGAAACGGCTCGGGGCCGGCCGCACCGTGGTCACTCTGATGGCCGACTCGGGGCTCAAGTACGTCAGCACCGACGTCTATCGAAAATGAACGAAAGGAAAGGGATACCGCTCTACGCGGACCTCCTCGAAAAACGGCCGCCGCTCGAGGCGCTCGAGGCGGCGCCGCGCAAAGTCGCCGATCTCGTCCGCGGATGGGACGAGCGCCGCTGGTCCCTGACGTACGCGCCGGGAAAATGGTCCGCGGCGCAGATCGTCCTGCACCTCGCGCAGGACGAGATCGGCTGGTCGAACCGGATCCGCTTTCTCCTCGCGGTCCCCGATTTCGTCATCCAGCCGTTCGACGGCGCCGACTGGGTCGCGCGAGAGAGCCCGGCCGACGGCCCCGCGGCGCTGGAAGCGTTCGCGGCGCTGCGGCGGCTCGACCTTCGGCTGTACCGCGGCATCACGCCGGCGGAGGCAAAACGTTCTTTCCCCCATCCCGAATTCGGCGAGATCTCGATCGGCTGGATTCTCGGAACGCTCGCGGGGCACGACCTCCACCATCTGCGGCACCTGAAGGCGATCGCGGAGGCGCCGGCGCGGCGGATCCGGCGCCGATGAGCGATCGCCGATCGGCGACCCTCGCTCGCTGGACCGCGATCCCGGGGAAGCTCCGCCGCGCGATCGCCCCTCTCTCGCGCAGAGAGCTCGCGGCGAGAGGGGGATCGGAAGGATGGTCGGTTACCGAGTACGTCCACCATCTCGTCGAGGCGAATCTCGTCGCGTCGTCGATCGTTCTGGCCGCGCTCGGGAATCCCGGATGCGACTACGACTGGTCCTGGCTCGTGCCGGACGCCGGATGGACGAAACGCCTCGGGTACCGCCGGCTGCCGGTCGATCCTGCGATCCGGCTTCTCGAGGCGTTGTGCGCCCACGTCGGCGGCGTCCTCCGGGGGGCTCCGGGCGGAATGCGGCGTCTCGTGCGGCTGCGGGGCTCGGAGAGCGTCAGCCGGAAGACGGTGGAGGGGGTGCTCCGGGAAGAGTGCGATCACGCGGAACTGCATCTCCGGGACCTCCGCGCCGCGGCGGCGAAAGTTAGAATCCGGCGATGATCGATCTCGGCCATCTCTTCGAGAACAACCGGGCGTGGGCGGCCGAGAGGACGCGGGAAGACCCGGACTTCTTCCGGCGGCTCTCGCGCCAGCAGACGCCCGAGTATCTGTGGATCGGCTGCTCCGACAGCCGAGTCCCGGCCAACCAGATCGTCGGCCTCCTTCCGGGCCAGATGTTCGTGCACCGCAACGTCGCCAACCTCGTCTCGCACACGGACTTCAACTGCCTCTCGACCCTACAGTTCGCGGTCGACGCGCTCGGGGTGAAGCACGTCATCGTCTGCGGCCACTACGGCTGCGGAGGCGTGCTCGCCGCCCTTCGCGGCCAGCCGCTCGGCCTGATCGACAACTGGCTTCGCGCCATCGAGGACGTCCGCTCGAAGCATCGCGAGGCGCTCGACGCGCTCGAGAGCGAAGCACAGCGCCACGATCGGCTGTCGGAGTTGAACGTCGTCGAGCAGGTCGCCAACGTCGGCCGCACGACGGTCGTGCGGGAAGCCTGGGCGCGGGGAGCGGCGCTCGCCGTGCACGGCTGGATCTACGACATCCGCGACGGGCTCCTGCGCGATCTCGGAGTCACCGTCGCTTCGGAGGAGGATCTGTCCGAGGCGGCCGTCGCGCCGAAATAGCGCGGGCGGGGGACGGCGGCGGCGCCGGCGCCGTATGATCGGATGATGCGATCGGGCTGGGCAACGCTTCTCCCTTTTCTCGCGGCGTCGGCGGCGACGGCGATCATCGCCGGGCGCTTCCGCCCCGGCGCCTGGTATGCGGCGCTCGCGAAGCCTTCGTGGACGCCTCCGGGCTGGCTGTTTGCCCCCGTCTGGTCGCTGCTGTATCTCGGCATGGCCGTCGCCGGCTGGCTCGTCTGGCGGGCCGGCGGCCGAGGAGCGATCCTTCCGCTGGCGATCTGGGTCGGGCAGCTCGTCTCGAACGCCGTCTGGTCGTGGCTTTTCTTCGGCCTCCACCGGCCGCCCGCGGCGCTCGCCGACATCGTCGTTCTCCTCGTCCTGATCGTCGCATTCGCCGTGACCGCTCGCCCGTTCTCGCGCGGCGCGGCCGGGCTCTTCGTACCGTACGCCGTCTGGGTTCTCTTCGCGGCGTCGCTCAACGCCGAGATCGTGCGGCTGAATCCCTCCGGGTCCTGAATGGCGGCCGCATGACTTCCCGCATCGACGCGCGGCTCGAATCGCTCGCCATCGAGCTGCCCCGCCCGAGCGCGCCGGGGGCGACGTACGTTCCGTTCGTGAGAACGGGGAGCCTGCTCTTTCTCACGGGCCAGCTCTCACAGTGGAACGGCGAGCGCAAGTTCATCGGAAAGCTCGGGCGCGAGTTCAACCTTTCGCAGGGTCAGCAGGCGGCCCGGCTCTGCGCGCTGAACCTCGTCGCCCACGCGCGCGAGGCGCTCGACGGCGACCTCGACCGCATCGTCCGGTGGGTGAGGCTCGGCGGCTACGTCAACTCGTACCCCGAGTTCATGGAGCAGTCGCAGGTGGTCGACGCCGCGTCCGACCTCGTCGTGGAGATCTTCGGCGAGGCGGGGCGTCATGCCCGGATCGCGGTGGGCGTCGCGTCGCTCCCGTACGGGGTCGCGGTGGAGGTGGAAGCGGTCCTGGAAGTGCGATGACCGGGAGAACGGAGTTCATCTCCTCGTGATCCGCGTGAAGCGCGTTTACGAACCGCCGTCGGGGAAGGACGGTTTCCGCGTCCTGGTGGAGCGGCTGTGGCCGCGGGGCGTTTCGAAAGAGCGCGGCGAGATCGACCTCTGGGCGAGGGACGCCGCGCCGAGCCCCGAGCTCCGGATTTGGTACGCCCACGACATCGAGAGATGGCAGGAGTTCAAGCGGCGGTACCTCGCCGAGCTCCGCCGCAACCCGGAGGCTGCGAAGCTCGCCGAGCTCGTCTGTCGAAAAAAGGCCGTCACGTTCGTCTACGCCGCTCGCGACGAGGAACACAACAGCGCGAAAGTGCTCGCAGGCTTTCTTCAAAAGCCGCCCGGCCGGCCCCGGGCTGACCGGCCGCCGTGGTCGGGAAAGGGTCTTGACGGGAGGCGGCAGCGCGGAAAGGCGGGAAGATGACCGACGAATCGACGAGAGCTACCTCGACCGTGGGCGCGACACGCATTGCCGCGCGCTGGCGATCGTGGGCGCCGCAGATACTCGGGGTGGTCCGGATCGTCTGCGCGCTCGTTTTCATGCACGTGGGCAGTGCGAAGCTCTTCGCGGTGCCGGTCGCGATCATGCCGGGAGGAGGGACGGCGCCGGCGGGCTCGCTCGTGTGGGTCGCCGGCGTGCTCGAAGTCTTCGGAGGGCTGCTGCTCCTCGTGGGCCTCTTCACGCGGCCGGTCGCCTTCCTTCTTTCAGGGGAGATGGCGGTCGCGTACTTCCACGGACACGCTCCCGCCGGGTTCTGGCCGGTGCTGAACCAGGGGCAGCCGGCGATCCTCTTCTGTTTCCTCTGGCTCTACTTCTCGTCGGCGGGCCCGGGGGCGTGGAGCCTCGATGCGCTGCGGGAAAAGCGATTCCGACGCGCATCCCGCCCGTCATCCTGAGGAGCGGCGCGACGAAGCCCGGAGCAGATCCTTCGCTGCGCTCAGGATGACAAAGGAAGGGCGATCGCCCTCGGGCAGGCCGACCGGCGCCGTTCCGGCGCTCCCTCGCCCGGCGGGGGCGGCTCGCCGTCTATCGAAGCGGTTCGCTCTACTTCCCGACTCTCGGCATCCTCCCCGGCGTCCACGGCGCTCCGGCTTCGTCGAGCGACCGGTCGAGCTCCGCCAGGTCCTTCGCCCGCCACGTCTCGAAGGCCGCGATCTGCTCGGCGAGGAGCTTCTCGGCGGCCGCCATCTGATCGAGATCGGTCTTCGTCGGAGCGGCGGAAGCCAGACGCAGGTCATCCACGACCTGGTCGATGCGGTCGACGATCGCCGGAGGCGGGTTGAGCGAGGCGAGCTTCGGGTCGCCGCGCAGCGCGTGCCGAATCGCCTCGAGCCGGTCGCGGACGGCGCGATAGCGCTCCTCGAGTCCGTCCGGGGGGCCGGGCGTGTCCTCGATCGCCGCGGGCACCTTTCCGAGATCCGCCCATGCCTGATCGACCGTCTGGAGGGCGCCCCAGCCGGCGCTCTGGAGCGGCCGCAGCCTCGCGAGCGCGCGGTGGAGCGCTTCGCGGTCGGCCGCCGAGAGCGCCGCGTCGGCGTCCGTCCGCACGACGAACGGGCGCCGGGCGCCGACCGCCTCGATTTTTCCGTCCACCCGGAGCGCGAGCCGCGCGGAAAACTTCCCCGGGAGAACGAGGGGACCGGTCGGCGCGGGATAGAAGTCCTCGTTCGATTCGCCGGGACGACGATACGGCGGAGGCATCCGCATGTCCCAGACGACCCGGTGGAAACCCGCCGTGACCGGGCCTTCGATCGTGCGCACGGCGCGGCCCGACTCGTCCCAGACCGTCAGGAGCGCGGCGGCCTTCTCCGATTCCTTCAGCGCTTCGGAGGTCTTCGGGTTCGCGGCGCGGATCGCCTCTTCGAGGCTCATCGCGGGCGTCTCCCTGGCGGCATCCTTCTTTTTCCCGCCGGCGACGGGAGCCGCGGCTTCGAGCCGCTTCTCCGCCTCCTTCCGGCGCTTCTCCGCGGAGTTCTCGATCTCGTCCTTGACGTAGTACGTGAAGACGGCGCCGTACGGCGGGTTGTCGGCGTAGTAGAAGTCGTCCCCCTGGTCTCCCTTCGGTTGGCCGCCGCGCGGACGGCTCGGGAGGTAGAGCCGGGCATTTCCGGCGGCGACGAGCGCCGCTCGTTCGGCGAGCGTGCCGGCGGGCATCTTCTCGATCGGCGAGATGTCGTCGACGACGTAGAAGCCGCGCCCGAAGGTCGCGAGCAGGAGGTCGTGGGTCTCCGGGTGCACGGCGATGTCCTTGACGGCGATCGTCGGCAGCCCGGAAATCTTCTTCCAGTGGACGCCGGCGTCGAGCGAGAAGAAGGCGCCGAACTCCGTGCCCGCGAAGAGCAGGCTCGGATCGAACGGGTCCTCGGCGACGACGGAGACGGGCGAGTCCTTCGGGAGGTCGCCCGCGATCGACTTCCACGTGCGGCCGCGGTCGGAGCTCGCCAGCAGGTGCGGGGCGAAGTCGCGGTTCTTGTGCCCGTCGAACGCGGCGTAGACGAGGTCGTCGGCGTGCGCGGAGGGCGTGACGCGCGAGACGTAGGTCATCTCCGGAACGCCCGGGAATTTGTCGATCGCGCTCCAGTGCGCGCCGCCGTCGCCGCTGACCTGGATCCGGCCGTCGTCGGTTCCCGCGTAGAGGAGCCCCTCCCTGCGGGGAGACTCCGCCAGGGCGGTGATGTTCCCGTAGAAGGAGATCCCCTCGTTCTTCGCGACGGCGTTGCGCCCCCAGAAGCGGCCCATCATCGGGAGCGTGTCGCGGTCGATCCGGCGCGTCAGGTCCGGCCCGAGCCTCTCCCACGAGTCGCCGCGGTCCCGGCTCCGGAACAGGTAGTTCGCGGCGAAGTAGATCGTCCGGTGGTCGTGCGGAGAGACGATGATCGGCGCGTCCCAGTTCCAGCGGTAGGCCTCCTCGCCGGGAGCCGGTTGGGGCACGATCCCGATCTTCCCCCCGGTGCGCGTGTCGAAGCGGACGAGCCCGCCGTACTGGTATTCGCTGTAGACGGTCGTCGGGTCCTTGGGATCGACCTGCGAGAAGAAGCCGTCGCCGCCGACCGTCACGAACCAGTCGGCGTTGACGATTCCCGAGGCGCTGTCGGTCGCCGACGGGCCGCCGACGGTGTTGTTGTCCTGCGTGCCGCCGTAGACGTAGTAGTGGGGCTTCCGGAAATCGAAAGCGACCCGGTAGAACTGCGTGACGGACATGTTCGCGGTGAAGCGCCAGCTCTCGCCGCCGTCGTAGGACTCGTAGATCCCGCCGTCGCACCCGGCCCGGAGATGATCGTCTCGGCGCGGGTCGATCCAGACGACGTGCGTGTCGCCGTGCTTGGCCTTCTCGTTCAAGTGGCGGAAGGTCTTGCCGCCGTCGTCGGAGACGAACATCCCTTCGCCGACGACGTAGACGCGGCCGGCTTCCTTGGGATCGGCCGTGATCTGGCTGTAGTACCAGGGCGTCGGGTTGAGGTCGTTTCTCTTCTCCCACGTCGCTCCGCCGTCGAGCGAACGGAAGACGCCGCCCTTCTTCTCTGAGGCTTCGACGGACGCGTAGACGACCCGTGGATCGGCCGGGGAGACCGAGAGCCCGATGCGTCCGAGGTCGCGCTTCGGGATGCCGTTCATGATCTTGTTCCAGCTCTTGCCGGCGTCCGTCGACTTCCAGATCGCGCTCTCCGGGCCGCCGCCGATGAAGGACCAGACGCGCCGTTCGCGCTGGTACGCCGAAGCGTAGACCGTGTCGGGGTGCTCCGGGTCGAGCGCGACGTCGGCCGCGCCGGTGTGCTCGGAGACGAAGAGGACGTTGTTCCAGCTCTTCCCCCCGTCCTCGGTCTTGTAGACGCCGCGCTCGGAAGTCGGTCCCCAGAGCGACCCCTCCGCCGCGACGTAGACGACGTTCGAATCGCGGGGGTCGATCGCGATGCGCCCGATCCGCTCGGAGCTCTTGAGCCCCACGTTCTTCCAGCTCTTCCCGCCGTCGACGGACTTGTAGACGCCGTCTCCCCAGGAGACGCTCCGCGTGCTGTTGCCTTCGCCGGTTCCCGCCCAGACGACGGCCGGGTCCTTCGGGTCGATCGCGAGCGCCCCGATCGAGAAGACCGGCTCGTGCTCGAAGACCGGCGTCCACGTCACGCCGTCGTTGACCGTCTTCCAGACTCCTCCCGAGGCGAGCCCGGCATAGAAACGGTCGGAGTTCTCCGGGTCGACGGCGAAGGCGACGACCCGGCCGCCGGTCATCGCGGGACCGAGCGACCGCGGGACGAACCCCGAGAAGGGATCGTCCGCGGCGGCCAACGGCGCGGCGGCGGCGATCACGGCGCAGACGAAACGGAGGAACGGCTTCATCGGCTCTCCTTTGTTGCTCCCGCATTCTACGAAAAAACGGCGGACTGCCGCCGCAAGGAGATTCTGCGGGCGGTAGAGCGACCCCGCCCTCGCCCACGTCTTCGTGATGATCGCGTCGGCCCGCGGCGAGGGGCCGATGCGGGCCCAGGGAATCGAGATCGGCGCCGACGACTACCTGGTCAAGCCGGTCGACGTGCCCGAGCTCGTCGCGCGTCTGGCGGCGACCGATCCGCTGACGGGGCTGCCGAACCGACGCTCCTTCGACGCGAACCTCGAGCGCGAGATCAACGGCGCGAAGCGCTACGACGATCCGCTTCGTTCGTCCTGCTCGACGTCGACGAGTTCAAGTCGATCAACGACCGGTTCGGCCACGACGTCGGAGACGAGGTGCTCAAGGAGACCGCCTGCGCGACGCCTGCCGCGCGGGGGACGCCGTCGCGCGGATCGGCGCCGAGGAATTCGGCCTCATCCTGACCCGGACGTCCGTCGAAGGGGCGGGGGCGGTGGGGGAGCGGACGCGCGCGCTCGTCTCCGACCGGGGCATCGCGTCGTCCGCGGGCGTGCTCCGCGTGACGGTCTCGGTGGGCCTCGCCGGCGCCGGAGGGGAGGTCGGTTTCGATGCCACCGGGCTCTACCGCGCCGCGGACGAAGCCCTCTACGCTTCGAAGCGCGCGGGAAGGAACCGGGTCACCGTCCGGTGCTCTCGCGCGCCGAAGCGGCCGCCGAAACCTCCGCAGTAGGAGGCGCGCAAGCCCGATGCTACCGGCGGGCGCGGCGCTTCGACCGCCCGTACCCGCCCGACCCCTCCGACGCGCCCGCAGGCGGCGCCGAAGACGGTGCGACCGCGGCGGGGCGCGGCGCGTGCGCGGGACGGGTCGGCGGACGGTGCGGACCGCGCGGCCCGCGAGGTCCGGCGGAGGCGCGGGGCCGCGTCATCCGAGTCCGAACCTCCGGATGGCGGTAGAGCGCGGGATCGGCGACTTCCGCCGGGATCCGCCGGCCGATCAGTTTCTCGATCGAGTCGAGCGAGAAGACGTACTCCTCGTCGGCGAACGAGATCGCGTCTCCCTCGGCGCCGGCGCGCGCGGTGCGGCCGATCCGGTGGACGTAGTCCTCCGGGTCCTGCGGCAGGTCGTAGTTGATGACGTGGGTGACGCCCTCGATGTGGAGGCCGCGCGACGCGACGTCCGTCGCGATGAGAGCGGACGCCTCTCCGTCCTTGAACTCCTGGAGGATCTTCGTGCGGCGCTGCTGCTTGACGTTTCCCGCGAGCGCGCTCACCGGATAGCCGTTGGCCGACAGCGCGGCGACGAGCTCGGCGGCCGTCGTTTTGCGGTTGACGAAGATGAGCGTCCGCTTCCACCGGTCCCTCTCGAGGAGACCGAGGAGGAGCGGCAGCTTCTCGTGCGTCGGCACGTGGTAGAGCCGCTCGCGAATCCCGCGCGCGGTGACGCGCTCCGGCTCGATCTCGACCCGGACGGCGTCGTTCATGTGCTCGTAGGCGAGCTCCATGACGCGCGGCGAGAGTGTGGCCGAAAAGAGCATCGACTGGCGCCGGTCGAACGGGGGGCACTTGCGGAAGATCTTCCGCAGGTCTCGGATGAACCCCATGTCGAACATCCGGTCCGCCTCGTCGATGACGAGCACCTCGACGTCGCGGAACGAGGTCGCGCCCTGTCCTTCGTAGTCGAGGAGGCGTCCCGGCGTGCCGACCAGCAGGTCGGGATGGAGGCGCAGGGCGTCGCGCTGCTTGCGGTAGTCGATTCCTCCGAAGACGGCGAGGATCGCGAGGCCGGTGTGCGCGCCGAGCTTCTCGGCGTCGTCGCGGATCTGCTGGGCGAGCTCCCGCGTCGGGGCGACGGCGAGGAGACGCGGCCCGCGGCGCGGCTCGGGCGCCGGCTCCCGGAGGAGACGCGTCATCGCGGAGATCAGGAACGCCGCCGTCTTC
The Thermoanaerobaculia bacterium DNA segment above includes these coding regions:
- a CDS encoding DinB family protein, which gives rise to MNDREFRLGDGVALLERTPASLQALVSGLPVTWVRATEGEGTWSPYDVIGHLIHGERTDWIPRARHILADEKRPFDAFDRTAQFTESEGRGIEELLATFAELRRENLSILLGMNLTIADLSRTGRHPELGEVTLGQLLATWVAHDLDHVSQIARTMAKVYGDAVGPWSAYLSILRDRPRA
- a CDS encoding SRPBCC family protein; translation: MPNTIRLHRVLRAAPERVYRAFLDADAMVKWLPPNGFTGRVHEIDAKVGGRHRMSFTNFTNGQSHSFGGKYLELVPNERIRYTDEFDDPNLPGGMETTVGLKKVSVGTEVAIVQEGVPDAIPPEACYLGWQESLMLLAKLVEAEIPE
- the can gene encoding carbonate dehydratase, which gives rise to MIDLGHLFENNRAWAAERTREDPDFFRRLSRQQTPEYLWIGCSDSRVPANQIVGLLPGQMFVHRNVANLVSHTDFNCLSTLQFAVDALGVKHVIVCGHYGCGGVLAALRGQPLGLIDNWLRAIEDVRSKHREALDALESEAQRHDRLSELNVVEQVANVGRTTVVREAWARGAALAVHGWIYDIRDGLLRDLGVTVASEEDLSEAAVAPK
- a CDS encoding DUF2238 domain-containing protein; protein product: MKEATPRGLIAAGVALLALLVLSGLHPRDRTTWWLEIAPILIALPVLAATHRRFPLTPLVYCLIFVHAVILMAGGAYTYARVPLGFWLKAVLHTARNPYDKVGHFAQGFVPALVAREVLVRGRYVRTRGMLAFLVLCVVLAISAGYELVEWQSAVLLGQGADAFLGTQGDPWDTQSDMAFALLGGVCSLLLLSRVHDRQIAGLEEKRAGV
- a CDS encoding dihydrofolate reductase family protein; amino-acid sequence: MGRLIVSTFSISIDGYGAGPNQDLQNPLGVGGEELFSWFFHTRTWQRMHGNPDGETGVDDDLAAKGFEGIGAWILGRNMFGPVRGPWPDESWRGWWGDEPPYHTPVFVLTHHPRTPLPMKGGTEFRFVTGGIEAALADANAAAGGKDVRLGGGVSTIRQYLRARLIDELHLAISPVLLGSGEHLLSGIDMPALGYECAKHLPGVRAAAHVVLRKRG
- a CDS encoding cysteine synthase family protein — protein: MDILDAVGNTSMVRLRKIVPPGCAEVFVKLEWENPTGSLKDRMANAVISRAEEDGRLGPGYRVVEYTGGSTGTSLAFVCAARGYRTRIVTSDAFSREKRDHMAALGAELTIVPSEGGLTTKSLILEMIETARGLSREPRTFWTDQLENRDAIAGYHPLGEEIWEQTDGKVDAFVHAVGTGASLRGVAAALKRRRARVAIVAVEPAESSVLLGGPPGPHKIEGVGIGYTPPLWEPALVDEIQAVKTEDAKEMARRLAREEAVFAGTSSGANVVAAIAVAKRLGAGRTVVTLMADSGLKYVSTDVYRK
- a CDS encoding MOSC N-terminal beta barrel domain-containing protein, with the translated sequence MLMEVGHVEALFRYPVKSMAGERLEVAELGWHGLEGDRRLAFRRIDDRSGLPWLTASKLPDLLLFAPHRREDGARGDLPTHVRTPDGEETTVFGEELATEVGRRFGAPVQMMQLNQGIFDEASVSVIAVDTVREIGRLAGRSLDMRRFRPTVVVRLLRPVPFQEDEWVGGVLSFGEGNDAPAIAVTMRDERCSMVNLDPDSASPAPEVLKAVVRANQNNAGIYGTVTRIGRLAVGQTVFVRAEDGNDERG
- a CDS encoding DinB family protein, which encodes MNERKGIPLYADLLEKRPPLEALEAAPRKVADLVRGWDERRWSLTYAPGKWSAAQIVLHLAQDEIGWSNRIRFLLAVPDFVIQPFDGADWVARESPADGPAALEAFAALRRLDLRLYRGITPAEAKRSFPHPEFGEISIGWILGTLAGHDLHHLRHLKAIAEAPARRIRRR